One genomic segment of Streptomyces sp. RKND-216 includes these proteins:
- the pyrH gene encoding UMP kinase: MSNDTDTDKDSRRRFLLKLSGEAFAGGGGLGVDPDIVHKMAREIASVVREGTELAVVIGGGNFFRGSELQQRGMDRARSDYMGMLGTVMNCLALQDFLEKEGIDSRVQTAITMGQVAEPYIPLRAIRHLEKGRVVIFGAGMGMPYFSTDTTAAQRALEINAEALLMGKNGVDGVYDADPAKNPDAVKFDALEYGEVITRDLKVADATAITLCRDNALPIYVFELLAEGNIARAVKGEKIGTLVSGQGSRG; encoded by the coding sequence ATGAGCAATGACACCGACACCGACAAGGACTCCCGGCGTCGCTTTCTGCTGAAACTGTCCGGCGAGGCCTTCGCCGGCGGGGGAGGTCTCGGAGTCGACCCCGACATCGTGCACAAGATGGCGCGGGAGATCGCCTCCGTGGTCCGCGAGGGCACCGAGCTCGCCGTGGTGATCGGCGGCGGCAACTTCTTCCGCGGCTCGGAGCTCCAGCAGCGCGGAATGGACCGCGCCCGCTCCGACTACATGGGCATGCTCGGCACCGTCATGAACTGCCTCGCTCTCCAGGACTTCCTGGAGAAGGAGGGCATCGACTCACGGGTCCAGACCGCCATCACGATGGGCCAGGTGGCGGAGCCCTACATTCCGCTGCGGGCCATCCGGCACCTGGAGAAGGGGCGCGTGGTCATCTTCGGCGCGGGCATGGGCATGCCCTACTTCTCCACCGACACCACCGCGGCCCAGCGGGCGCTGGAGATCAACGCGGAGGCGCTTCTGATGGGCAAGAACGGCGTGGACGGGGTGTACGACGCCGACCCGGCGAAGAACCCGGATGCCGTGAAGTTCGACGCGTTGGAGTACGGCGAGGTCATCACCCGTGACCTCAAGGTCGCCGACGCCACCGCGATCACCCTCTGCCGTGACAACGCGCTGCCGATCTACGTCTTCGAGCTGCTCGCCGAAGGGAATATCGCACGTGCGGTGAAGGGTGAGAAGATCGGCACCCTGGTGAGCGGCCAGGGCAGCCGCGGCTGA
- a CDS encoding phosphatidate cytidylyltransferase, whose amino-acid sequence MNDSSWGAPSPGAGFSGPPGRAPAPAPPAGAPSPAAQGSAPVGHPAATRPMPVVGGPAADRPVPREPGDPENGEDAVGGSSSRGTPGDGPGGPDGGQQPVEPAHSGMPGGPPPAKGKKRAGRDLRAAIGVGLGLGALIIASLFVYKHLFVGVIVLAVAVGLWELTSRLSERKGIRAPLAILVAGGTGMVVAGYVWGADGAWLGMAFTALGILLQRMTRSPQDYLRDVSAGIFAAFYVPFLATFVALMLAADDGSWRVLTFLVLTVVSDTGAYAVGWRFGKHKLAPRISPGKTREGLLGAVSFAMAAGALCMEFAVDGGAWWQGLILGFAVAVSATLGDLGESMIKRDLGIKDMGTVLPGHGGIMDRLDSLLPTAPVAWLLFVLFTGTA is encoded by the coding sequence GTGAACGACTCCTCCTGGGGTGCTCCTTCGCCGGGCGCCGGTTTCTCCGGCCCGCCCGGCCGGGCCCCGGCACCGGCTCCTCCGGCGGGCGCGCCGTCGCCCGCCGCGCAGGGCTCCGCACCCGTCGGCCACCCGGCCGCGACCAGGCCCATGCCCGTGGTCGGTGGCCCCGCTGCCGATCGCCCTGTCCCCCGGGAGCCGGGCGACCCCGAGAACGGTGAGGACGCAGTGGGTGGCTCCAGTTCCCGCGGTACGCCCGGCGACGGCCCGGGCGGGCCGGACGGCGGACAGCAGCCGGTCGAGCCGGCGCACTCCGGCATGCCGGGTGGTCCGCCCCCGGCGAAGGGCAAGAAGCGTGCCGGCCGCGACCTGCGCGCCGCGATAGGAGTCGGCCTCGGCCTCGGCGCGTTGATCATCGCGTCCCTGTTCGTCTACAAGCATCTTTTCGTCGGCGTCATCGTCCTCGCCGTCGCCGTCGGGCTCTGGGAGCTGACCTCCCGGCTCTCCGAGCGCAAGGGCATCCGCGCCCCGCTGGCCATCCTGGTCGCCGGGGGAACGGGCATGGTCGTCGCGGGATACGTGTGGGGTGCGGACGGCGCGTGGCTCGGCATGGCCTTCACCGCGCTGGGCATCCTGCTCCAGCGGATGACCCGGTCCCCCCAGGACTACCTGCGGGATGTCTCGGCCGGCATCTTCGCCGCCTTCTACGTCCCCTTCCTCGCCACCTTCGTCGCCCTGATGCTCGCGGCCGACGACGGGTCGTGGCGCGTCCTGACGTTCCTCGTGCTCACCGTCGTCAGCGACACGGGTGCGTACGCCGTCGGCTGGCGCTTCGGCAAGCACAAGCTGGCTCCCCGCATCAGCCCGGGCAAGACCCGCGAGGGCCTGCTCGGCGCCGTCTCCTTCGCCATGGCCGCCGGCGCGCTCTGCATGGAGTTCGCCGTCGACGGTGGCGCCTGGTGGCAGGGCCTGATCCTCGGCTTCGCCGTCGCCGTCAGCGCCACTCTCGGCGATCTCGGCGAGTCCATGATCAAGAGGGACCTCGGCATCAAGGACATGGGCACGGTTCTTCCCGGCCACGGCGGCATCATGGACCGCCTCGACTCCCTCCTCCCCACCGCCCCCGTGGCCTGGCTCCTCTTCGTCCTCTTCACCGGCACCGCCTGA
- a CDS encoding thiamine ABC transporter substrate-binding protein produces the protein MKHTATTLLAVTLGVSLLAGCGGSGGSGDSSADGGDAEKVTLVTHDSFAASEKVLERFTDETGYELEILRAGDAGSTVNQAVLNKGNPQGDVLFGVDNTLLSRALENEIFTPYEARGLEKVPQEYRPAGGGTDVTPVDTGEICVNYDREYFEKNDLRPPRTLGDLTKPAYKDLLVTENAATSSPGLGFLLATVAEYGNGGWKDYWKKLEANGVEVVDGWEQAYYDRFSGSAGGEGKGDRPLVVSYASSPPAEVLGKKPMPEHAPTGVAEGTCFRQVEFAGLLEGADNPKGGKALLDFLIGTAFQEDLPLQMFVSPVREDAALPEVFTEYGADVENPATMAPERIADNREQWVKAWTSLVVR, from the coding sequence ATGAAGCACACCGCCACCACCCTCCTCGCCGTCACGCTGGGCGTCTCGCTGCTCGCCGGGTGCGGCGGCTCCGGTGGGTCCGGCGACTCCTCTGCGGACGGCGGGGACGCGGAGAAGGTCACCCTGGTCACGCACGACTCCTTCGCCGCCTCCGAGAAGGTGCTTGAGCGGTTCACCGACGAGACCGGCTACGAACTGGAGATCCTGCGCGCCGGCGACGCCGGATCCACGGTCAACCAGGCGGTGCTGAACAAGGGCAACCCGCAGGGCGACGTCCTCTTCGGCGTGGACAACACCCTGCTCTCCCGCGCGCTGGAGAACGAGATCTTCACCCCCTACGAGGCCCGCGGCCTGGAGAAGGTCCCGCAGGAGTACCGGCCGGCCGGTGGCGGCACGGACGTGACCCCGGTGGACACCGGCGAGATCTGCGTCAACTACGACCGCGAGTACTTCGAGAAGAACGACCTCCGGCCGCCCCGCACGCTCGGCGACCTGACGAAGCCGGCGTACAAGGACCTGCTCGTCACCGAGAACGCCGCCACCTCCTCGCCCGGTCTGGGCTTCCTACTCGCCACCGTCGCCGAGTACGGGAACGGCGGGTGGAAGGACTACTGGAAGAAGCTGGAGGCCAATGGCGTCGAGGTCGTCGACGGCTGGGAGCAGGCGTACTACGACCGGTTCAGCGGATCGGCCGGCGGCGAGGGCAAGGGCGACCGGCCGCTGGTCGTGTCGTACGCATCCAGCCCGCCCGCCGAGGTGCTCGGGAAGAAGCCGATGCCCGAGCATGCGCCGACCGGCGTCGCCGAGGGCACCTGCTTCCGGCAGGTCGAGTTCGCCGGCCTGCTGGAGGGCGCGGACAACCCGAAGGGCGGCAAGGCGCTGCTGGACTTCCTGATCGGCACTGCGTTCCAGGAGGACCTGCCGCTCCAGATGTTCGTCTCCCCGGTGCGCGAGGACGCCGCACTGCCTGAGGTGTTCACCGAGTACGGCGCGGACGTCGAGAACCCGGCCACGATGGCGCCGGAGCGCATCGCGGACAACCGGGAGCAGTGGGTGAAGGCGTGGACCTCGCTCGTCGTGCGGTAG
- a CDS encoding iron ABC transporter permease, whose translation MALPAAFFALFFAYPVVAITLRGLHDGGRWQFARAAEVLTDPAVLQVLRFTLWQAAASTALTLVVALPGAYVFARFDFPGKQVLRAVVTVPFVLPTVVVGSAFLALAGRGGTLDQLWGVRLDTGVWAILLAHVFFNYAVVVRTVGGLWAQLDPRQEEAARVLGATRFGAWRRVTLPALTPAVAAAALMVFLFTFTSFGVIQVLGGPRYATLEVEIYRQTAALLDLPAAAVLTLLQFAAVAALLAVHAWTVRRRESALALVDARHTARRPRGTGQWALLWSHLVLVAVLLVAPLVVLALRSLRTSDGYGFAFYRALTEHGSDSTFLVAPVEAIGNSLAYAAVATGVALVVGGLAAAALTRSAGRLVRGFDALLMLPLGTSAVTVGFGFLIALDEPPLDLRASWIIVPLAQALVGVPFVVRTLLPVLRAVDVRLREAAAVLGASPWRAWREVDLPLVRRALLVAAGFAFAVSLGEFGATVFIARGDNPTLPVAVARFLGRAGELSYGQAMAMSTVLMVLCAATLLALERVRTSDDRSGEF comes from the coding sequence ATGGCCCTGCCGGCCGCGTTCTTCGCCCTCTTCTTCGCCTATCCGGTCGTCGCGATCACGCTCCGCGGCCTGCACGACGGCGGCCGGTGGCAGTTCGCCCGCGCCGCCGAGGTCCTCACCGACCCCGCGGTGCTCCAGGTGCTGCGTTTCACGCTGTGGCAGGCTGCGGCCTCCACCGCGCTCACACTCGTCGTCGCCCTGCCCGGCGCGTACGTGTTCGCCCGCTTCGACTTCCCCGGCAAGCAGGTGCTGCGGGCGGTCGTCACCGTGCCCTTCGTGCTCCCCACGGTCGTCGTCGGCTCGGCGTTCCTCGCCCTGGCCGGGCGCGGCGGCACTCTCGACCAGCTGTGGGGAGTGCGGCTGGACACCGGCGTGTGGGCGATCCTGCTCGCGCACGTCTTCTTCAACTACGCCGTCGTGGTGCGGACCGTGGGCGGGCTCTGGGCGCAGCTGGACCCGCGGCAGGAGGAGGCCGCGCGGGTGCTGGGCGCGACCCGGTTCGGGGCCTGGCGCCGCGTCACGCTCCCCGCGCTGACACCGGCCGTCGCCGCCGCCGCACTGATGGTCTTCCTCTTCACCTTCACCTCCTTCGGCGTGATCCAGGTGCTCGGCGGTCCCCGATACGCGACTCTCGAAGTGGAGATCTACCGGCAAACCGCCGCGCTGCTCGACCTGCCAGCCGCGGCTGTGCTCACCCTGCTCCAGTTCGCCGCGGTGGCCGCGCTGCTGGCCGTGCACGCCTGGACGGTGCGGCGGCGGGAGTCGGCGCTGGCGCTCGTCGACGCCCGGCACACCGCGCGCCGCCCGCGCGGCACCGGCCAGTGGGCGCTGCTGTGGTCGCATCTCGTCCTGGTCGCCGTGCTGCTGGTCGCCCCCCTGGTCGTGCTCGCGCTCCGCTCGCTGCGCACCAGCGACGGCTACGGATTCGCCTTCTACCGTGCTCTGACCGAGCACGGCAGCGACAGCACCTTCCTGGTCGCCCCGGTCGAGGCGATCGGCAACTCCCTGGCGTACGCGGCGGTCGCCACCGGGGTGGCCCTGGTCGTCGGGGGCCTCGCGGCGGCGGCGCTCACCCGGAGCGCCGGGAGGCTCGTCCGCGGCTTCGACGCGCTGCTGATGCTTCCGCTGGGCACCTCAGCGGTCACCGTCGGCTTCGGCTTCCTCATCGCGCTGGACGAACCGCCGCTGGACCTGCGCGCGTCGTGGATCATCGTGCCGCTCGCGCAGGCGCTGGTCGGCGTGCCGTTCGTGGTGCGCACCCTGCTGCCGGTGCTGCGCGCGGTGGACGTGCGGCTGCGGGAGGCCGCCGCGGTGCTGGGAGCCTCGCCGTGGCGCGCCTGGCGGGAGGTGGACCTTCCGCTGGTACGGCGGGCGCTCCTGGTGGCTGCGGGCTTCGCGTTCGCCGTCTCGCTGGGCGAGTTCGGCGCGACGGTGTTCATCGCCCGTGGCGACAACCCCACCCTGCCGGTGGCCGTCGCCCGCTTCCTCGGGCGTGCGGGGGAGCTGAGCTACGGGCAGGCCATGGCGATGAGCACCGTGTTGATGGTGCTGTGCGCCGCGACCCTGCTGGCCCTGGAACGGGTGCGCACGTCCGACGACCGCTCGGGAGAGTTCTGA
- the frr gene encoding ribosome recycling factor, with protein MIEETLLEAEEKMEKAVVVAKEDFAAIRTGRAHPAMFNKIVADYYGAMTPINQLASFSVPEARMAVVTPFDKSALRNIEQAIRDSDLGVNPSNDGHIIRVVFPELTEERRREFTKVAKAKGEDAKISIRSVRRKAKETIDKAIKDGEVGEDEGRRAEKELDDTTSKYVAQVDELLKHKEAELLEV; from the coding sequence GTGATCGAAGAGACCCTCCTCGAGGCCGAGGAGAAGATGGAGAAGGCGGTCGTCGTCGCCAAGGAGGACTTCGCCGCGATCCGCACCGGCCGTGCGCACCCGGCGATGTTCAACAAGATCGTGGCGGACTACTACGGCGCGATGACGCCGATCAACCAACTGGCATCGTTCTCGGTGCCGGAGGCCCGGATGGCCGTGGTGACCCCGTTCGACAAGAGCGCGCTGCGCAACATCGAGCAGGCGATCCGCGACTCCGACCTGGGTGTCAACCCGTCGAACGACGGCCACATCATCCGGGTGGTCTTCCCCGAGCTCACCGAGGAGCGCCGACGGGAGTTCACCAAGGTCGCCAAGGCCAAGGGCGAGGACGCGAAGATCTCCATCCGCAGCGTCCGCCGCAAGGCCAAGGAGACCATCGACAAGGCGATCAAGGACGGCGAGGTCGGCGAGGACGAGGGCCGCCGGGCCGAGAAGGAGCTTGACGACACCACCTCCAAGTATGTGGCGCAGGTCGACGAGCTCCTGAAGCACAAGGAAGCCGAGCTGCTCGAGGTCTGA
- the tsf gene encoding translation elongation factor Ts has translation MANYTAADVKKLRELTGAGMMDCKKALDEAEGNVDKAVEILRVKGQKGVAKRESRTAENGAVVARIADDKASGVLVELKCETDFVAKGEKFQAAADAVAAHVAATSPADTAALLASEIEAGKTVQAYVDEANANLGEKIVLDRFAEFSGGFVASYLHRTSPDLPPQVGVLVELDQENAEIAKDVAQHIAAFSPKFLSREEIPAETVENERRIAEETAREEGKPEQALPKIVEGRVNGFFKENCLLDQPFAKDNKKSVQKVLDEAGVTLKRFARFRVGA, from the coding sequence ATGGCGAACTACACCGCCGCCGACGTCAAGAAGCTCCGTGAGCTGACCGGCGCCGGCATGATGGACTGCAAGAAGGCGCTGGACGAGGCCGAGGGCAACGTCGACAAGGCCGTCGAGATTTTGCGCGTCAAGGGCCAGAAGGGCGTCGCCAAGCGCGAGTCCCGCACCGCCGAGAACGGCGCGGTCGTGGCCCGCATCGCCGACGACAAGGCCTCCGGCGTGCTCGTCGAGCTGAAGTGCGAGACGGACTTCGTCGCCAAGGGTGAGAAGTTCCAGGCCGCCGCCGACGCCGTCGCCGCCCACGTGGCCGCCACCTCCCCGGCGGACACCGCCGCCCTGCTCGCCTCCGAGATCGAGGCCGGGAAGACCGTCCAGGCCTACGTCGACGAGGCCAACGCCAACCTCGGCGAGAAGATCGTCCTGGACCGCTTCGCGGAGTTCTCCGGCGGCTTCGTCGCCTCCTACCTGCACCGCACCAGCCCGGACCTGCCCCCGCAGGTCGGCGTCCTGGTCGAGCTGGACCAGGAGAACGCGGAGATCGCCAAGGACGTCGCCCAGCACATCGCGGCGTTCTCCCCGAAGTTCCTCTCCCGCGAGGAGATCCCGGCCGAGACGGTGGAGAACGAGCGCCGCATCGCCGAGGAGACCGCCCGCGAGGAGGGCAAGCCCGAGCAGGCCCTGCCCAAGATCGTCGAGGGTCGGGTGAACGGCTTCTTCAAGGAGAACTGCCTCCTGGACCAGCCGTTCGCCAAGGACAACAAGAAGTCCGTCCAGAAGGTCCTGGACGAGGCCGGTGTCACGCTGAAGCGCTTCGCCCGCTTCCGCGTCGGCGCCTGA
- the rlmN gene encoding 23S rRNA (adenine(2503)-C(2))-methyltransferase RlmN, with translation MPAPGELTFVAPRGAAKPPRHLADLSPKERKEAVAALGEKPFRAKQLSQHYFARYAHDPAEWTDIPQQSRERLAGELLPELMSVVRHISCDEDTTRKTLWRLHDGTLVESVLMRYPDRVTMCISSQAGCGMNCPFCATGQAGLDRNLSTAEIVHQIVDGMRALRDGEVPGGPARLSNIVFMGMGEPLANYKRVVGAIRRLTDPEPDGVGLSQRGITVSTVGLVPAMLRFADEGLKCRLAVSLHAPDDELRDTLVPVNTRWKVREVLDAAWEYAEKSGRRVSIEYALIRDINDQAWRADLLGRLLKGRPVHVNLIPLNPTPGSKWTASRPEDEREFVRALEAHRVPVTVRDTRGQEIDGACGQLAATER, from the coding sequence ATGCCTGCACCTGGAGAGCTCACGTTCGTGGCGCCGCGCGGGGCCGCGAAGCCGCCGCGGCATCTGGCCGACCTTTCGCCGAAGGAGCGGAAGGAGGCCGTGGCCGCGCTGGGGGAGAAGCCGTTCCGCGCGAAGCAGCTGTCGCAGCACTACTTCGCCCGGTACGCGCACGACCCCGCGGAGTGGACCGACATCCCGCAGCAGTCGCGGGAGCGGCTGGCTGGCGAGCTGCTGCCGGAGCTGATGAGCGTGGTGCGGCACATCAGCTGTGACGAGGACACGACGCGCAAGACGCTGTGGCGGCTGCACGACGGCACGCTGGTCGAGTCGGTGCTGATGCGGTATCCGGACAGGGTCACGATGTGCATCAGTTCGCAGGCCGGATGCGGGATGAACTGCCCGTTCTGCGCGACGGGGCAGGCGGGCCTGGACCGCAACCTGTCGACGGCGGAGATCGTGCACCAGATCGTCGACGGCATGCGTGCGCTGCGCGACGGGGAGGTGCCCGGGGGCCCGGCGCGGCTGTCGAACATCGTGTTCATGGGAATGGGCGAGCCGCTCGCCAACTACAAGCGGGTGGTCGGCGCCATCCGCCGCCTGACCGATCCGGAGCCGGACGGCGTCGGGTTGTCGCAGCGGGGCATCACGGTGTCGACGGTGGGTCTGGTGCCCGCGATGCTGCGGTTCGCCGACGAAGGGCTCAAGTGCCGCCTGGCGGTCTCGCTGCACGCGCCGGACGACGAGCTGCGCGACACCCTCGTGCCGGTGAACACCCGGTGGAAGGTGCGCGAGGTGCTGGACGCCGCGTGGGAGTACGCGGAGAAGTCCGGGCGCCGGGTCTCCATCGAGTACGCGCTGATCCGGGACATCAACGACCAGGCGTGGCGGGCCGATCTGCTGGGCCGGCTGCTCAAGGGACGACCGGTGCACGTCAACCTGATCCCCCTCAACCCGACGCCGGGGTCCAAGTGGACCGCGTCGCGGCCGGAGGACGAGCGGGAGTTCGTCCGGGCCCTGGAGGCGCACCGCGTACCGGTGACCGTGCGGGACACCCGGGGCCAGGAGATCGACGGGGCCTGCGGCCAGCTGGCGGCCACGGAGCGCTGA
- the rpsB gene encoding 30S ribosomal protein S2, giving the protein MAVVTMRELLESGVHFGHQTRRWNPKMKRFIFTERNGIYIIDLLQSLSYIDRAYEFVKETVAHGGSVMFVGTKKQAQEAIAEQATRVGMPYVNQRWLGGMLTNFSTVYKRLQRLKELEQIDFEDVAASGLTKKELLVLSREKAKLEKTLGGIREMQKVPSAVWIVDTKKEHIAVGEARKLNIPVVAILDTNCDPDEVDYKIPGNDDAIRSVTLLTRVIADAVAEGLIARSGAAEGKGEKAVGEPLAEWERELLEGDKAEGEKPAADAKAEEPKAEEPKAEEAGAEEAKAEDKSAEAPAEAQAEQA; this is encoded by the coding sequence ATGGCCGTCGTTACGATGCGGGAGCTGCTGGAGAGCGGCGTCCACTTCGGGCACCAGACCCGCCGCTGGAACCCGAAGATGAAGCGCTTCATCTTCACCGAGCGCAACGGCATCTACATCATCGACCTGCTCCAGTCGCTGTCGTACATCGACCGCGCCTACGAGTTCGTCAAGGAGACCGTCGCGCACGGCGGCTCCGTCATGTTCGTCGGCACCAAGAAGCAGGCCCAGGAGGCCATCGCCGAGCAGGCCACCCGCGTGGGTATGCCCTACGTGAACCAGCGCTGGCTCGGCGGCATGCTGACCAACTTCTCGACCGTCTACAAGCGGCTCCAGCGGCTCAAGGAGCTGGAGCAGATCGACTTCGAGGACGTGGCCGCTTCCGGCCTGACCAAGAAGGAGCTGCTGGTCCTCTCCCGCGAGAAGGCGAAGCTGGAGAAGACCCTGGGCGGTATCCGCGAGATGCAGAAGGTGCCCAGCGCCGTCTGGATCGTGGACACCAAGAAGGAGCACATCGCCGTCGGTGAGGCGCGCAAGCTCAACATCCCGGTCGTCGCGATCCTCGACACCAACTGCGACCCGGACGAGGTCGACTACAAGATCCCGGGCAACGACGACGCGATCCGTTCCGTCACCCTGCTGACCCGCGTGATCGCCGACGCCGTCGCCGAGGGCCTCATCGCCCGTTCCGGCGCGGCCGAGGGCAAGGGCGAGAAGGCCGTCGGCGAGCCGCTGGCCGAGTGGGAGCGCGAGCTTCTCGAGGGCGACAAGGCCGAGGGCGAGAAGCCGGCCGCTGATGCCAAGGCGGAAGAGCCCAAGGCGGAAGAGCCCAAGGCTGAGGAGGCCGGGGCTGAGGAGGCCAAGGCCGAGGACAAGTCGGCCGAGGCTCCCGCCGAGGCCCAGGCCGAGCAGGCCTGA
- a CDS encoding LOG family protein: MPPHDADRRASVPHRTDREVETLEAFDRVVAGHTSLQGWRVQSLDLTGRTDALAAADTSGAVFLGCTMPPEAAQRAREGGALVFPPIPDLPFNPYRGSLYTPEELFDGLGGGYAHTPDGRTYEWFRRSRADGDVFASMLRAVHDDAVSDALDELLAGHRVVGVMGGHALRRGSDAYAGAARLGRGLARAGMTVATGGGPGAMEAANLGAYAAPFEDPMLDKALQVLAEVPSFEPSVGDWVRAAFDVRESHPDGGPSVGIPTWFYGHEPPNVFARHIGKYFVNAVREDGLLARARAGVVFLPGAAGTVQEVFDNATPNYYQSRGEPTPMVLVDRAHWTERLPVWPLLKSLAKERAMEARIALVDSVEEAPATLARLQQA, from the coding sequence ATGCCGCCTCACGACGCCGACCGCCGCGCATCCGTCCCCCACCGCACCGATCGCGAGGTCGAGACGCTCGAGGCCTTCGACCGGGTCGTCGCGGGCCACACCTCGCTCCAGGGCTGGCGTGTCCAGTCCCTCGACCTGACGGGCCGTACGGACGCCCTCGCCGCCGCCGACACCTCGGGCGCGGTGTTCCTCGGCTGCACGATGCCCCCGGAGGCGGCCCAACGCGCTCGGGAGGGCGGCGCGCTGGTGTTCCCGCCGATTCCGGATCTGCCGTTCAACCCCTACCGGGGATCCCTCTACACACCGGAGGAACTGTTCGACGGCCTCGGCGGCGGCTACGCGCACACCCCCGACGGCCGGACGTACGAGTGGTTCCGCCGGTCCCGCGCCGACGGCGACGTGTTCGCCTCGATGCTGCGCGCGGTGCACGACGACGCGGTGTCCGACGCCCTCGACGAACTCCTCGCCGGTCACCGGGTGGTGGGCGTGATGGGCGGGCACGCGCTGCGGCGCGGCTCGGACGCGTACGCGGGCGCCGCCCGGCTCGGCCGGGGGCTGGCCCGTGCGGGCATGACCGTGGCCACCGGCGGCGGGCCGGGCGCGATGGAGGCGGCCAATCTCGGCGCGTACGCGGCGCCCTTCGAGGACCCGATGCTGGACAAGGCCCTTCAGGTCCTCGCGGAGGTACCTTCGTTCGAGCCGTCCGTCGGGGACTGGGTCCGCGCCGCCTTCGACGTGCGCGAGAGCCACCCTGACGGCGGCCCGTCGGTCGGGATCCCGACCTGGTTCTACGGCCACGAGCCGCCCAACGTCTTCGCTCGGCACATCGGCAAGTACTTCGTGAACGCGGTGCGTGAGGACGGTCTGCTGGCACGGGCGCGGGCAGGCGTGGTGTTCCTGCCGGGCGCGGCGGGCACCGTCCAGGAGGTGTTCGACAACGCGACGCCGAACTACTACCAGTCCCGCGGCGAGCCCACCCCCATGGTGCTGGTGGACCGCGCGCACTGGACCGAACGGCTACCGGTGTGGCCGCTGCTGAAGTCACTCGCCAAGGAGCGGGCGATGGAGGCGCGGATCGCGCTGGTCGACTCCGTCGAGGAGGCCCCCGCGACCCTGGCCCGGCTCCAGCAGGCGTGA
- a CDS encoding ABC transporter ATP-binding protein — translation MLRLDGVTVRFDGHTALDAVDLEVADREIVCVLGPSGSGKSTLLRVVAGLQHADAGHVLLSGRDQHGVPAHKRELGLMFQDHQLFPQRDVAGNVGFGLRMRGSGRAERAAAVAELLDLVGLPGAQRREVLSLSGGEQQRVALARALAPSPRLLMLDEPLGQLDRALRERLVVELRALFRRLGTTVLAVTHDQGEAFALADRIAVMDGGRVAQAGTPLEVWRSPASEFVARFLGFENIVPATVRDATADTPWGTVRVPDASPQGERKVLVRPSGVRLTAPGEGLPCTVTGRTFRGGPTSVVSLLLQPADAPPLEATCPLPHAPEEGGRVGVAFDPDGVVVLHEGGAAR, via the coding sequence ATGCTGCGACTGGACGGCGTGACCGTACGCTTCGACGGCCACACGGCCCTGGACGCGGTCGACCTGGAGGTCGCCGACCGCGAGATCGTGTGCGTCCTCGGCCCCAGCGGCAGCGGCAAGTCCACGCTGCTGCGGGTCGTGGCCGGGCTCCAGCACGCCGACGCCGGGCACGTGCTGCTTTCCGGACGCGACCAGCACGGCGTCCCGGCGCACAAGCGCGAGCTCGGGCTGATGTTCCAGGATCACCAGCTCTTCCCGCAGCGCGACGTCGCCGGCAACGTCGGATTCGGCCTGCGGATGCGCGGATCGGGCCGCGCCGAGCGGGCCGCGGCGGTCGCCGAACTCCTCGACCTGGTCGGCCTGCCGGGGGCCCAGCGCCGCGAGGTGCTGTCGCTGTCCGGCGGGGAGCAGCAGCGCGTGGCGCTCGCCCGCGCACTCGCGCCCAGCCCGCGGCTGCTGATGCTGGACGAGCCGCTGGGGCAGCTGGACCGTGCGCTGCGTGAACGCCTCGTCGTCGAACTCCGCGCCCTATTCCGCCGGTTGGGCACCACGGTGCTTGCCGTGACGCACGACCAGGGGGAGGCGTTCGCGCTCGCCGACCGCATCGCGGTGATGGACGGCGGACGTGTCGCCCAGGCGGGCACGCCGCTGGAGGTGTGGCGGAGCCCCGCGTCGGAGTTCGTCGCCCGCTTCCTCGGTTTCGAGAACATCGTTCCGGCGACCGTGCGCGACGCGACCGCCGACACCCCGTGGGGCACGGTGCGGGTGCCGGACGCCTCCCCGCAGGGGGAACGAAAGGTGCTGGTCCGCCCGTCCGGCGTCCGTCTCACCGCCCCGGGGGAGGGGCTGCCCTGCACGGTCACCGGCCGTACCTTCCGCGGCGGGCCGACGTCTGTCGTCTCGCTGCTGCTGCAGCCGGCGGACGCGCCGCCGCTGGAGGCGACCTGCCCCCTGCCGCACGCTCCGGAGGAGGGCGGACGGGTCGGCGTCGCCTTCGATCCGGACGGCGTCGTGGTGCTGCACGAGGGTGGCGCCGCCCGGTAA